A window of Raineyella sp. W15-4 contains these coding sequences:
- a CDS encoding lactate/malate family dehydrogenase yields MFDTLAPYARNMDVAVIGATGAVGRQVCTQLIERRALPTTARLQLVGRRGGSSAAATHGYRADLIDAYDEIAPLFDVALDPDEVVADVIVVASGATLGTKPGQPVDRAALARANHAMFAAYAEALAEHGSGDEVVIVVTNPVELGVATMAARLGRHRVIGMGAWLDTLRFRREIAHSLGVRRQRIGGFIAGQHGDDAVPLWSSVRIRGLVEGERDRTVAGLRAGRDLAGFPAEIAAAQAELLAQQDSGRAFAMVEAWPPDLRTVTRPWLTHQSGARTAVGTANATVDLISALADGREIVTAGQVALAGETRVAGRPVHGVLGVPVVLGPEGWGEVLLGDLPPDEDALLAGAARRIAATVAPYVPAGPYVPEGESDE; encoded by the coding sequence ATGTTCGACACCCTGGCTCCGTACGCTCGGAACATGGACGTCGCGGTGATCGGGGCCACCGGTGCGGTGGGACGGCAGGTGTGCACCCAGCTGATCGAGCGCCGCGCGCTGCCCACCACCGCGCGACTCCAGCTGGTCGGTCGGCGCGGCGGCTCGTCAGCGGCGGCGACGCACGGCTACCGGGCCGACCTGATCGATGCGTACGACGAGATCGCGCCGCTGTTCGACGTGGCGCTGGATCCCGACGAGGTGGTCGCCGACGTCATCGTGGTGGCCTCCGGGGCGACGCTGGGCACGAAGCCGGGCCAACCGGTCGACCGGGCGGCGCTGGCGCGCGCCAATCACGCGATGTTCGCGGCGTACGCCGAGGCTCTGGCCGAGCACGGTTCGGGGGACGAGGTGGTCATCGTGGTCACCAACCCGGTCGAGCTGGGGGTGGCGACGATGGCCGCCCGGCTCGGCCGACACCGGGTGATCGGGATGGGCGCCTGGCTCGACACCCTGCGGTTCCGTCGGGAGATCGCCCACAGCCTGGGGGTGCGCCGCCAGCGGATCGGTGGGTTCATCGCCGGTCAGCACGGCGACGATGCGGTGCCGCTGTGGTCCTCGGTGCGGATCCGCGGGCTGGTCGAGGGGGAGCGGGACCGTACCGTCGCCGGGCTGCGCGCCGGCCGTGACCTGGCCGGTTTCCCGGCGGAGATCGCCGCGGCGCAGGCCGAGCTGCTCGCCCAGCAGGACAGCGGACGGGCGTTCGCGATGGTCGAGGCGTGGCCGCCGGACCTGCGGACGGTCACCCGGCCCTGGCTGACCCACCAGTCGGGTGCACGGACGGCCGTCGGGACCGCCAACGCCACGGTGGACCTGATCTCCGCCCTGGCGGACGGCCGCGAGATCGTGACCGCCGGGCAGGTCGCGCTGGCGGGGGAGACCCGGGTGGCAGGTCGGCCGGTGCACGGGGTGCTCGGTGTGCCCGTCGTGCTGGGACCGGAGGGGTGGGGCGAGGTGCTGCTCGGTGACCTGCCGCCCGACGAGGATGCCCTGCTGGCCGGTGCGGCCCGGCGGATCGCCGCGACGGTCGCGCCGTACGTTCCGGCGGGGCCGTACGTTCCGGAAGGGGAGTCGGATGAGTGA
- a CDS encoding cation-translocating P-type ATPase encodes MATDARPVSARPAGEAAPRLGDPTLRPAAAIAAALRVDPEQGLSDAEAADRLATYGPNELRSTPPEPGWHRLLRQFQDPLVYLLLVAVAISVLAWLVEGATGVPVDALVIVTILLVNAVIGFVQERRAVDAVAALRTMTAARSEVLRDGRRQTVPSADLVPGDVLLLSEGDTVGADARLLTGAALRIQESSLTGESQAVEKHPAVLTAPVPLGDRLNMAYKGTAVARGVGRAVVTATGMDTEMGAIAGLLDRTEDAETPLDREIAHVSRALGRIVIGIAVVVMVTIVLVNDVRTPAALVDVLLLGVSLAVAAVPEGLPAILSVVLAIGVQQLARHRAVVKQLSSVETLGSASVICSDKTGTLTRNEMTIQRLVTASGTVELSGIGYRPEGEASHEGRPLGTPAADGPLLTEARTLLRQGSLANDAQLTEQDGAWSIQGDPTEAAFLVAARKLEGPEHDLSEYERLAEVPFTSERKMMSTLHSHRGQTRLLSKGAPDVLLDRCDSHLIGDRVRPLDEATRRDILDQVEELSSQAYRTLGVAYREAPAASAPTPEETAPEEAAAAGPIPDGATGWADAESLDESAEEHLTYVGMVAIIDPPRPEAEAAIRQAHRAGIRTIMITGDHPSTAARIGADLGIISPDGRALSGGQLDELTDEEFRAATREVSVYARVAPEHKLRIVDALQDDGRIVAMTGDGVNDAPALKAADIGIAMGRAGTEVTKEAARMILADDNFATIVEAVEQGRVIFANIKKFLRYLLSSNMGEVCTIFLGVLLAAPLGLVHEVPGGLALPLLATQILWINLVTDSAPALAMGVDPQIDDVMADPPRDPRERVIDRRMWLGIGLVGAVMGLVTLLTIDLWLPGGLVPGSHTYVEAQTAAFTTLVFAQLFNALSSRSETVSAFHRLFANRWLWASIGAVAVLQVLVVEVPFLQAAFSTAPLTLQQWLVCAAMASVVLWANEIRKAILRAADRRR; translated from the coding sequence GTGGCCACGGACGCCCGTCCCGTTTCCGCCCGTCCCGCAGGTGAGGCCGCACCGCGACTGGGCGATCCCACGCTGCGGCCCGCCGCCGCGATCGCCGCCGCCCTGCGGGTTGACCCCGAGCAGGGGTTGTCCGACGCCGAGGCCGCCGATCGGCTGGCGACGTACGGCCCCAACGAACTGCGCAGCACCCCGCCGGAACCCGGCTGGCACCGGTTGCTGCGCCAGTTCCAGGATCCGCTGGTCTATCTGCTGCTGGTGGCGGTGGCGATCTCGGTCCTCGCCTGGCTGGTCGAGGGCGCCACCGGCGTCCCTGTCGACGCCCTGGTCATCGTCACGATCCTGCTGGTCAACGCGGTCATCGGCTTCGTCCAGGAGCGCAGGGCGGTGGACGCGGTCGCCGCGCTGCGGACGATGACCGCGGCCCGGTCGGAGGTGCTCCGGGACGGACGCCGGCAGACGGTGCCGTCCGCCGACCTGGTCCCGGGGGACGTCTTGCTGCTCTCCGAGGGGGACACCGTCGGCGCCGACGCCCGGCTGCTCACCGGTGCCGCGCTGCGGATCCAGGAGTCCTCCCTCACCGGCGAGTCCCAGGCGGTCGAGAAGCACCCGGCCGTGCTGACCGCCCCCGTACCGCTCGGCGACCGGCTGAACATGGCCTACAAGGGCACCGCGGTCGCCCGCGGTGTCGGGCGGGCCGTCGTCACCGCCACCGGCATGGACACCGAGATGGGCGCCATCGCCGGGCTGCTCGACCGCACCGAGGATGCCGAGACCCCGCTGGACCGGGAGATCGCGCACGTCTCGCGCGCTCTCGGCCGGATCGTCATCGGCATCGCCGTCGTGGTGATGGTGACCATCGTCCTGGTCAACGACGTCCGCACCCCGGCCGCGCTGGTCGACGTGCTGCTGCTCGGTGTGTCCCTCGCGGTGGCCGCCGTGCCGGAGGGGCTCCCGGCGATCCTGTCGGTGGTGCTGGCGATCGGGGTCCAGCAGCTCGCCCGGCACCGCGCCGTCGTCAAACAGCTGTCGTCGGTGGAGACCCTCGGGTCGGCGTCGGTGATCTGCTCGGACAAGACCGGCACGCTGACCCGCAACGAGATGACGATCCAGCGACTGGTGACCGCCTCGGGCACGGTCGAGCTGTCCGGCATCGGGTACCGGCCCGAGGGTGAGGCCAGCCACGAGGGTCGCCCGCTCGGGACGCCGGCGGCGGACGGGCCACTGCTGACCGAGGCCCGTACGTTGCTGCGGCAGGGATCGCTGGCCAACGATGCCCAGCTGACCGAACAGGACGGGGCATGGTCGATCCAGGGCGATCCCACCGAGGCGGCGTTCCTCGTCGCCGCGCGCAAGCTGGAGGGCCCCGAGCACGACCTCAGCGAGTACGAGCGGCTGGCCGAGGTCCCGTTCACCTCCGAGCGGAAGATGATGTCCACCCTGCACAGCCATCGCGGGCAGACCCGGCTGCTGAGCAAGGGCGCCCCGGACGTGCTGCTGGACCGCTGCGACAGCCACCTGATCGGCGACCGGGTGCGTCCACTGGACGAGGCGACCCGCCGAGACATCCTCGACCAGGTCGAGGAACTGTCCTCGCAGGCCTACCGGACGCTCGGCGTCGCCTACCGCGAGGCGCCGGCAGCCTCGGCACCGACACCGGAGGAAACGGCGCCGGAGGAGGCGGCCGCCGCCGGGCCCATCCCGGACGGGGCGACCGGCTGGGCGGATGCCGAGAGCCTGGACGAGTCTGCCGAGGAGCACCTCACCTATGTCGGGATGGTCGCGATCATCGACCCACCACGGCCCGAGGCGGAGGCGGCGATCCGGCAGGCGCACCGGGCCGGGATCCGGACGATCATGATCACCGGCGACCACCCCAGCACCGCGGCCCGGATCGGCGCCGACCTCGGCATCATCTCCCCGGACGGCCGGGCACTCAGCGGCGGGCAGTTGGACGAGCTGACCGACGAGGAGTTCCGGGCGGCGACCCGCGAGGTATCGGTGTACGCCCGGGTCGCCCCGGAGCACAAGCTGCGGATCGTCGACGCGCTCCAGGACGACGGCCGGATCGTGGCGATGACCGGCGACGGCGTCAACGACGCCCCGGCGCTGAAGGCCGCCGATATCGGCATCGCGATGGGCCGGGCCGGCACCGAGGTCACCAAGGAGGCGGCCCGGATGATCCTCGCCGACGACAACTTCGCGACCATCGTGGAGGCCGTCGAGCAGGGCCGGGTGATCTTCGCCAACATCAAGAAGTTCCTGCGCTACCTGCTGAGCTCCAACATGGGCGAGGTCTGCACGATCTTCCTCGGTGTGCTGCTGGCCGCACCCCTCGGTCTGGTCCACGAGGTGCCCGGTGGGCTGGCACTGCCGCTGCTCGCCACCCAGATCCTCTGGATCAATCTGGTGACCGATTCGGCGCCCGCTCTGGCGATGGGGGTGGATCCGCAGATCGACGACGTGATGGCCGACCCTCCGCGCGACCCTCGCGAGCGGGTGATCGACCGGCGGATGTGGCTCGGCATCGGGCTGGTCGGGGCGGTGATGGGCCTGGTCACCCTGCTGACGATCGACCTGTGGCTGCCCGGCGGGCTGGTGCCCGGCAGCCACACGTACGTCGAGGCGCAGACCGCGGCGTTCACCACCCTGGTGTTCGCCCAGCTGTTCAACGCGCTGAGCTCGCGCTCGGAGACCGTGTCGGCCTTCCACCGGCTCTTCGCCAACCGGTGGCTGTGGGCGTCGATCGGTGCGGTGGCAGTGCTGCAGGTCCTCGTGGTGGAGGTGCCGTTCCTGCAGGCCGCCTTCAGCACCGCCCCGTTGACCCTGCAGCAGTGGCTGGTGTGCGCGGCGATGGCGTCGGTGGTGCTGTGGGCCAACGAGATCCGCAAGGCGATCCTGCGGGCCGCCGACCGACGGCGGTGA